In Passer domesticus isolate bPasDom1 chromosome 12, bPasDom1.hap1, whole genome shotgun sequence, the following proteins share a genomic window:
- the CTU2 gene encoding cytoplasmic tRNA 2-thiolation protein 2 isoform X1 — protein MKCGQGTAALVIRVGDPFCRDCFREYFMHKFRAMLGKNRVIFPGEKVLLAVSGGPASCAMVRQVQEGLSREAAKRLRFIPGLVYVEEGAVRGQSPEQRQQTLAQMETLLQATGFPYHLLHLEEALELPPSILQPGPERASVSSPSGPSYKEAVDNFIQQQRQDGDSGSSLAGHSTPGSPAGAPGSPRLPAAAQTQELLRSFEAAATATAREELLEMLRTHLIVQTARDRGYAKVMMGDSLTRVAIKLLTNLSLGRGAFLAVDTGFTDQRHGDVMVVRPMRDYTAKEIAFYNRFFSVPTVIVPPLFTKRREKLSIHRLVERFLVGLQEEFPSTISTVYRTGEKLSPEPAKASSEWQRCLLCLCGLDTYGEEELALEPTLILEEPAAGVESKAAYIPLLCYSCRLTFKELGPLDTLPPYVRAEGQRRICRAEMEQNQEASES, from the exons ATGAAGTGCGGGCAGGGCACGGCCGCGCTCGTCATCCGCGTCGGGGACCCCTTCTGCCG tgaCTGCTTCCGCGAGTACTTCATGCACAAGTTCCGTGCCATGCTGGGCAAGAACCGTGTCATCTTCCCGGGAGAGAAG gtgctgctggcagtgtcGGGGGGCCCGGCCTCCTGTGCCATGGTCCGGCAGGTGCAGGAG GGGCTCAGCCGGGAGGCGGCCAAGAGGCTCCGCTTCATCCCCGGCCTCGTCTACGTTGAGG AGGGAGCGGTGCgcgggcagagcccggagcagcgCCAGCAGACCCTGGCCCAGATGGAGACCCTGCTGCAGGCCACCGGCTTCCCCTACCACCTGCTCCACCTGGAGGAG gctctggagctgccccCGTCCATCCTGCAGCCGGGGCCAGAGCGCGCCAGCGTGTCCAGCCCATCCGGCCCTTCCTATAAGGAGGCTGTGGACAACTTCATccagcagcagcggcaggatggggacagtggcagctctctggctgGCCACAGCACCCCgggcagcccagcaggagccccaggcTCCCCccggctgccagctgctgcccaaacccaggagctgctccgCAGCTTCGAGGCCGCGGCGACGGCGACGGCgcgggaggagctgctggagatgcTGCG GACCCACCTGATCGTGCAGACGGCCCGGGACAGGGGCTACGCCAAGGTGATGATGGGCGACAGCCTGACGCGCGTGGCCATCAAGCTCCTCACCAACCTCTCCCTGGGGCGCGGCGCCTTCCTCGCCGTGGACACG ggctTCACGGACCAGCGCCACGGTGACGTGATGGTGGTGAGACCCATGCGGGACTACACGGCCAAGGAGATCGCCTTCTACAACCGCTTCTTCAGCGTCCCCACCGTCATCGTGCCACCCCTCTTCACCAAG CGCCGGGAGAAGCTCAGCATCCACCGGCTGGTCGAGCGCTTCCtggtggggctgcaggaggagttCCCCTCCACCATCAGCACCGTGTACCG GACTGGGGAGAAGCTGAGCCCGGAGCCTGCCAAGGCCAGCAGCGAGTGGCAGCGCTGCCTCCTCTGCCTCTGCGGCCTGGACACCTATGGGG AGGAGGAGCTGGCTCTGGAGCCCACGCTGATCTTGgaggagccagcagcagg gGTTGAGAGCAAAGCTGCCTACATCCCCCTGCTGTGCTACAGCTGCCGCCTCACCTTCAAGGAGCTG GGTCCCCTGGACACGCTGCCGCCCTACGTGCGTGCCGAGGGCCAGCGCAGGATCTGCAG agctgagatGGAGCAGAACCAGGAGGCCAGCGAGAGCtga
- the RNF166 gene encoding E3 ubiquitin-protein ligase RNF166, whose protein sequence is MFRSLLVAAAQRPQGPAGPPRAAPGPAAAAEALEAQFSCPICLEVFHRAVGIAGCGHTFCGECLQPCLQVPSPLCPLCRVPFDPKKVEKASSVEKQLSSYKAPCRGCSKKVTLAKMRSHVSSCAKVQEQMANCPKFVPVVPTSQPIPSNIPNRSTFVCPYCGARNLDQQELVKHCMENHRNDPNKVVCPVCSAMPWGDPSYKSANFLQHLLHRHKFSYDTFVDYNIDEEAALQAALALSLSEN, encoded by the exons atgtTCCGGAGCCTGCTGGTGGCGGCGGCGCAGCGGCCGCAAGGCCCGGCCGggcccccccgcgccgcccccgggCCCGCGGCCGCGGCCGAGGCGCTGGAGGCGCAGTTCAGCTGCCCCATCTGCCTCGAGGTCTTCCACCGCGCCGTCGGCATCGCGGGCTGCGGCCACAC gttCTGTGGGGAatgcctgcagccctgcctgcaggtgCCCTCCCCGCTGTGCCCGCTCTGCCGCGTGCCCTTCGACCCCAAGAAGGTGGAGAAGGCTTCCAGCGTGGAGAAACAGCTCTCGTCCTACAAGGCtccctgcagaggctgcagcaagAAG gtgaCCCTGGCCAAAATGCGCTCCCACGTCTCGTCCTGCGCCAAGGTGCAGGAGCAGATGGCCAACTGCCCCAAGTTTGTTCCTGttgtccccacatcccagccTATTCCCAG caACATTCCCAACCGCTCCACGTTCGTGTGTCCCTACTGCGGGGCACGGAACCTGgaccagcaggagctggtgaAGCACTGCATGGAGAACCACAGGAACGACCCCAACAAGGTG gtgTGCCCGGTGTGCTCGGCCATGCCCTGGGGGGACCCCAGCTACAAGAGTGCCAacttcctgcagcacctgctccACAGGCACAAGTTCTCCTACGACACCTTCGTG GATTACAACATCGACGAGGAGGCGGCgctgcaggcagccctggctctgtccctCTCTGAGAACTGA
- the CTU2 gene encoding cytoplasmic tRNA 2-thiolation protein 2 isoform X2, with the protein MCDMAGGGGGCGADAEPPRRRRAPADSQPRTCMKCGQGTAALVIRVGDPFCRDCFREYFMHKFRAMLGKNRVIFPGEKVLLAVSGGPASCAMVRQVQEGLSREAAKRLRFIPGLVYVEEGAVRGQSPEQRQQTLAQMETLLQATGFPYHLLHLEEALELPPSILQPGPERASVSSPSGPSYKEAVDNFIQQQRQDGDSGSSLAGHSTPGSPAGAPGSPRLPAAAQTQELLRSFEAAATATAREELLEMLRTHLIVQTARDRGYAKVMMGDSLTRVAIKLLTNLSLGRGAFLAVDTGFTDQRHGDVMVVRPMRDYTAKEIAFYNRFFSVPTVIVPPLFTKRREKLSIHRLVERFLVGLQEEFPSTISTVYRTGEKLSPEPAKASSEWQRCLLCLCGLDTYGEEELALEPTLILEEPAAGVESKAAYIPLLCYSCRLTFKELGPLDTLPPYVRAEGQRRICRAEMEQNQEASES; encoded by the exons ATGTGCGACATGGCGGGTGGCGGAGGCGGCTGCGGGGCGGACGCGGAACCTCCGCGGCGCCGCCGCGCCCCGGCAGACAG CCAGCCCCGGACGTGCATGAAGTGCGGGCAGGGCACGGCCGCGCTCGTCATCCGCGTCGGGGACCCCTTCTGCCG tgaCTGCTTCCGCGAGTACTTCATGCACAAGTTCCGTGCCATGCTGGGCAAGAACCGTGTCATCTTCCCGGGAGAGAAG gtgctgctggcagtgtcGGGGGGCCCGGCCTCCTGTGCCATGGTCCGGCAGGTGCAGGAG GGGCTCAGCCGGGAGGCGGCCAAGAGGCTCCGCTTCATCCCCGGCCTCGTCTACGTTGAGG AGGGAGCGGTGCgcgggcagagcccggagcagcgCCAGCAGACCCTGGCCCAGATGGAGACCCTGCTGCAGGCCACCGGCTTCCCCTACCACCTGCTCCACCTGGAGGAG gctctggagctgccccCGTCCATCCTGCAGCCGGGGCCAGAGCGCGCCAGCGTGTCCAGCCCATCCGGCCCTTCCTATAAGGAGGCTGTGGACAACTTCATccagcagcagcggcaggatggggacagtggcagctctctggctgGCCACAGCACCCCgggcagcccagcaggagccccaggcTCCCCccggctgccagctgctgcccaaacccaggagctgctccgCAGCTTCGAGGCCGCGGCGACGGCGACGGCgcgggaggagctgctggagatgcTGCG GACCCACCTGATCGTGCAGACGGCCCGGGACAGGGGCTACGCCAAGGTGATGATGGGCGACAGCCTGACGCGCGTGGCCATCAAGCTCCTCACCAACCTCTCCCTGGGGCGCGGCGCCTTCCTCGCCGTGGACACG ggctTCACGGACCAGCGCCACGGTGACGTGATGGTGGTGAGACCCATGCGGGACTACACGGCCAAGGAGATCGCCTTCTACAACCGCTTCTTCAGCGTCCCCACCGTCATCGTGCCACCCCTCTTCACCAAG CGCCGGGAGAAGCTCAGCATCCACCGGCTGGTCGAGCGCTTCCtggtggggctgcaggaggagttCCCCTCCACCATCAGCACCGTGTACCG GACTGGGGAGAAGCTGAGCCCGGAGCCTGCCAAGGCCAGCAGCGAGTGGCAGCGCTGCCTCCTCTGCCTCTGCGGCCTGGACACCTATGGGG AGGAGGAGCTGGCTCTGGAGCCCACGCTGATCTTGgaggagccagcagcagg gGTTGAGAGCAAAGCTGCCTACATCCCCCTGCTGTGCTACAGCTGCCGCCTCACCTTCAAGGAGCTG GGTCCCCTGGACACGCTGCCGCCCTACGTGCGTGCCGAGGGCCAGCGCAGGATCTGCAG agctgagatGGAGCAGAACCAGGAGGCCAGCGAGAGCtga